The following coding sequences lie in one Arabidopsis thaliana chromosome 3, partial sequence genomic window:
- a CDS encoding BAH and TFIIS domain-containing protein, giving the protein MHGRVCERRHKSRRRHMLISSSRVIATVEGGGSSCLSLSSSTSFSKQDGRKISVGDCALFKPPQDCPPFIGIIRLIIAEEEDKLKLGVNWLYRPTELKLGKGILLEAEPNELFYSFHEDNIPAASLLHPCKVAFLPRGVELPSGISSFVCRRVYDVTNERLWWLTDQDYIDDRQLEVDKLLCKTRSEMHTTLQQGGRSPKSMNSPTTSQPKDGIQNNNSLFSQSKGRKRERMDHGSESVKRERSSRVDDSGSGPLRTESGLTSEILKFTEKGGLVDSEGVEKLVQLMLPERNEKKIDLVGRAILAGFVAATNRFDCLSRFVQLRGLPVFDEWLQEVHKGKVGDGGSPKDSDRLVDDFLLVLLRALDKLPVNLNALQTCNIGKSVNHLRSHKNSEIGKKARSLVDTWKKRVEAEMDAKSGSNQGVSWPGRLSHGGRHSGGSAEANKTSSSHLHASKSVSVKQQVENNLKCVATSPGSTRSAPSPGSGGNVSKDGQQRNAGAGGVSEVLAAVKDEKSSSSSQSHNNSQSCSSEHAKTGNLCGKEDARSSTAGSTLKKCSGGSSRHRKSNNVFQGSSSSASPRGAGLSRSFSSHRNVPSEKISQSSLTSEKTLEVPLTEGSGNKLIVKLPRGRSPAQSVSGGSLEDPAPVNSRVSSPVHTVKQELCDNNWREKNHSYRADVSSVLNAESWQSNELKDILTGSQEATGSPLVVAGDEREGALKDSDKASGNVKATSSLGNEFKSGERHGGTLSSMNALIESCVRYSETNASLAGSDDVGMNLLASVAADEMSKSPVASPSVSQPPNSLMNENSTVGNNTKLMASDGLPHKQHQAVRPTLSNEQGEQHVSSSGTQLESEIKNESKTGDRVKSSNSDTEDLQRFVDQRLESNENSDGVVASPPLPTKVIKENILDDSDSGEVKDIKTDVKSEADCTSDLTKRVASSMLTECRDVSKMVDSVAVEHTPLEGVDDDKKEEKPPTALSSELVKKVEEDVPVSSGISRGMDAVSIDRPITEMVNNIAFNHMDQKDIKKIKQDFDTSVGAVKDASAGLDSSVTKGKVEPVEGNLENIEIMERYSGLRATPGLSPKEAEDLKRPNAPKTSDADGDEAGECTSAARDASSVSAAASASAGSEMDARVEFDLNEGFDGDDAQHGDSNNFSGSVVLTPTPLQPVNTLPFPVAPVSSGIPASITVAAAVKGPFVPPEDLLRYKGAVGWRGSAATSAFRPAEPRKAQDVLLSINNTSTSDASTSAGKQTRTFLDFDLNVPDERVLEDLASQRSGNPTNCTSGITNNFDQVRSGVMGSALDHSSGGLDLNKVDDLTDMNSYTMNSSHRLDSSFQQVKLPSTGGRRDFDLNDGPVGDDAAVEPSMVLNQHSRSGLPSQPSLSGIRVNGENMASFSTWFPAANAYSAVSMPPIMPERGDQPFPMIATRGPQRMLGPTTGVSSFSPEGYRGPVLSSSPAMPFQSTTFQYPVFPFGNSFPVTPANFPGASTAHMDSSSSGRAYFPGVNSQILGPGVPVPSNYPRPYIVGLPNGGSNGGVLDNSAKWFRSGLDLNSGPGGHETEGRDESTLVSRQLSSSASVPSKEDQARMYQMSGGVLKRKEPEGGWDGYRQSL; this is encoded by the exons ATGCATGGGAGGGTTTGTGAGCGGAGGCACAAAAGTCGTCGTCGGCACATGTTGATATCTTCCTCTCGTGTAATTGCGACTGTGGAAGGTGGTGGTTCTTCTTGTTTGTCCTTATCTTCATCTACCTCGTTTTCTAAG CAGGACGGGCGCAAAATTAGTGTTGGTGACTGTGCTCTGTTTAAGCCACCACAGGATTGTCCACCGTTCATTGGGATAATTCGCTTGATCAttgctgaggaagaagataagttGAAGTTGGGTGTTAATTGGCTTTATCGACCCACTGAATTAAAACTTGGCAAAGGTATCCTTCTAGAGGCTGAGCCGAACGAACTCTTTTATTCCTTTCACGAGGATAATATACCTGCAGCATCTTTACTGCATCCGTGTAAAGTTGCCTTCCTTCCAAGAGGTGTTGAACTGCCATCTGGTATCAGCTCGTTTGTGTGTCGGCGAGTTTACGACGTTACAAACGAGCGCTTATGGTGGCTGACTGATCAAGACTATATTGAT GATCGACAACTAGAAGTAGACAAGTTATTGTGTAAGACTCGTTCAGAAATGCATACAACATTACAGCAGGGTGGTCGTTCTCCAAAGTCCATGAATAGTCCAACAACATCACAACCGAAAGATGGcatccagaacaacaactctCTTTTCTCTCAGAGTAAGGGAAGGAAAAGAGAGCGTATGGATCATGGTTCTGAGTCTGTTAAACGGGAACGTTCTAGTCGAGTAGATGACAGTGGTTCCGGTCCCCTCAGAACCGAAAGCGGTTTAACGTctgagattttaaaatttacagaGAAAGGTGGTCTGGTGGATTCTGAAGGAGTTGAAAAATTGGTTCAGCTCATGCTGCCTGAGaggaatgaaaagaaaatagacTTAGTTGGCCGTGCGATTCTTGCAGGGTTTGTAGCAGCGACAAACAGGTTTGATTGCCTTAGTCGTTTTGTCCAGCTCAGGGGATTACCCGTGTTTGATGAGTGGCTGCAGGAAGTTCATAAAGGGAAAGTTGGGGATGGGGGCAGTCCCAAAGACAGTGATAGGCTAGTAGACGATTTCCTCTTAGTCTTACTTCGGGCTCTTGATAAGCTACCGGTGAATCTCAACGCGCTTCAGACTTGTAACATTGGAAAGTCTGTTAATCATCTACGCTCACATAAAAATTCAGAGATTGGGAAAAAAGCAAGGAGCTTGGTTGACACTTGGAAGAAACGAGTTGAGGCAGAAATGGATGCGAAGTCTGGATCCAACCAGGGTGTTTCCTGGCCTGGAAGACTGAGTCATGGGGGAAGGCATTCAGGTGGTTCCGCGGAGGCAAACaagacatcatcatcacaccTACATGCTTCTAAGTCTGTCTCGGTCAAACAACAGGTGGAAAACAACCTGAAGTGTGTAGCCACGTCGCCAGGCTCCACAAGATCAGCTCCTTCTCCGGGATCAGGTGGTAATGTTTCTAAAGATGGACAGCAGCGAAATGCTGGGGCTGGTGGTGTATCTGAAGTCCTAGCTGCAGTAAAGGATGAGAAAAGTAGCAGCTCCAGTCAGTCGCACAATAATAGTCAGTCTTGCTCGAGCGAGCATGCTAAAACAGGCAATTTATGTGGAAAAGAAGATGCAAGAAGCTCTACTGCTGGTTCAACTTTGAAGAAGTGTTCCGGTGGCTCTTCAAGGCATCGGAAGTCAAACAATGTGTTTCAAGGTTCGTCTTCGTCAGCATCCCCTAGGGGAGCTGGTTTGAGTAGAAGCTTCTCATCACACAGGAATGTCCCTTCTGAGAAAATTTCTCAATCAAGTTTGACATCTGAAAAGACTCTTGAGGTTCCTCTGACTGAGGGTTCCGGTAATAAATTGATTGTGAAGCTGCCGCGGGGTCGAAGTCCTGCTCAAAGTGTGAGTGGAGGCTCTTTGGAGGACCCTGCACCAGTGAATAGCAGAGTTTCTTCACCTGTGCATACGGTGAAGCAGGAACTGTGTGACAATAActggagagaaaaaaatcattcttATCGAGCTGATGTGAGCTCTGTCTTGAATGCCGAGTCTTGGCAAAGCAATGAATTAAAAGATATATTGACAGGCTCGCAAGAGGCAACTGGTTCACCACTTGTTGTTGCTGGTGATGAGCGCGAAGGGGCTCTTAAGGATTCTGATAAAGCATCTGGGAATGTTAAAGCCACATCTTCATTAGGAAATGAGTTCAAATCTGGAGAAAGACATGGCGGAACACTCAGTTCGATGAATGCTTTGATTGAAAGTTGTGTCAGATACTCTGAGACAAATGCCTCTTTGGCTGGTTCGGATGATGTTGGAATGAATCTTCTTGCTAGTGTTGCTGCTGATGAGATGTCTAAATCGCCTGTTGCATCACCCTCAGTATCTCAGCCTCCAAATTCCTTGATGAATGAAAATTCTACTGTAGGGAACAATACAAAGCTAATGGCTTCGGATGGCTTGCCTCATAAGCAACATCAAGCTGTTCGCCCCACTCTCAGTAATGAGCAAGGTGAGCAACATGTTAGCAGTAGTGGCACACAGTTGGAGTCAGAGATAAAAAATGAATCTAAGACCGGAGATCGTGTTAAGAGCTCGAATTCAGACACTGAAGATCTGCAAAGGTTTGTGGATCAGCGCCTAGAGAGCAATGAAAATTCAGATGGTGTCGTTGCTTCGCCTCCTTTACCCACAAAAGTCATTaaggaaaatattttggatgaTAGTGACTCTGGAGAAGTGAAGGATATAAAGACTGATGTTAAATCAGAGGCTGATTGCACATCTGACTTAACAAAAAGAGTAGCAAGCTCAATGCTAACCGAATGTAGAGATGTAAGTAAAATGGTAGATTCTGTGGCTGTTGAACATACTCCCTTGGAAggtgttgatgatgataagaaagaagagaaacccCCAACGGCGTTGAGTTCTGAGCTAGTTAAAAAAGTGGAAGAAGATGTACCCGTTTCTTCTGGGATTTCAAGGGGTATGGATGCTGTAAGCATTGATAGACCTATAACTGAAATGGTCAATAATATTGCGTTTAATCATATGGACcaaaaagatataaagaagATTAAGCAGGATTTTGATACTTCTGTGGGAGCTGTAAAGGATGCCTCAGCCGGTTTGGACTCATCTGTAACTAAAGGTAAAGTTGAGCCTGTGGAGGGGAATctagaaaatattgaaatcaTGGAACGGTACTCAGGATTAAGAGCTACTCCAGGATTATCACctaaagaagcagaggatCTTAAGAGACCGAATGCGCCTAAAACCAGTGATGCTGATGGAGATGAAGCGGGGGAATGTACGTCTGCTGCCAGAGATGCTTCTTCCGTTTCAGCTGCAGCTTCAGCTTCAGCTGGCTCTGAGATGGATGCCAGAGTTGAATTTGATCTAAATGAAGGTTTTGATGGAGACGATGCACAACATGGGGACTCAAATAACTTCTCTGGATCTGTAGTTTTGACGCCTACTCCTCTACAACCAGTTAATACCTTACCTTTTCCGGTGGCTCCTGTATCTAGTGGAATTCCTGCATCCATTACTGTTGCTGCTGCCGTCAAAGGTCCGTTTGTTCCACCTGAAGATCTGTTGAGATATAAAGGGGCTGTTGGTTGGAGAGGATCTGCTGCCACTAGTGCCTTCCGCCCAGCTGAGCCAAGAAAAGCTCAGGATGTGTTACTGAGCATTAACAATACCTCTACATCTGATGCATCTACTTCTGCTGGCAAACAGACAAGGACGTTTCTGGATTTTGACTTGAATGTACCTGACGAGAGAGTCCTTGAAGATTTGGCTTCCCAAAGATCTGGAAATCCCACAAATTGTACATCTGGTATCACAAATAATTTTGACCAAGTACGTTCTGGGGTCATGGGTTCCGCCCTTGATCATTCTTCTGGAGGCCTTGATCTAAACAAAGTTGATGATTTAACTGATATGAACAGCTACACAATGAACAGTAGTCATCGGCTAGATTCATCTTTTCAGCAGGTTAAATTACCATCGACTGGTGGTcgtagagattttgatttaaatgatGGACCTGTGGGTGATGATGCAGCTGTTGAGCCATCGATGGTTCTAAATCAACATTCACGAAGTGGCTTGCCATCACAACCATCTCTCTCTGGAATTCGAGTGAATGGCGAAAACATGGCTAGTTTCTCAACTTGGTTTCCTGCTGCTAACGCTTATTCAGCTGTGAGCATGCCTCCAATTATGCCTGAGAGAGGTGATCAGCCTTTTCCAATGATTGCCACTCGTGGCCCACAGAGAATGTTGGGTCCAACAACTGGTGTTTCCTCATTTTCCCCTGAAGGGTACAGGGGTCCTGTTTTGTCGTCGTCTCCAGCCATGCCATTTCAGTCCACAACGTTCCAGTATCCTGTCTTTCCTTTTGGAAATAGCTTCCCCGTTACCCCAGCGAATTTCCCTGGTGCTTCTACAGCACACAtggattcttcttcaagcGGGAGAGCTTACTTCCCCGGTGTCAACTCTCAAATATTGGGTCCTGGAGTTCCAGTTCCGTCTAATTACCCAAGACCTTATATAGTTGGCCTCCCAAACGGTGGTAGCAATGGCGGTGTTTTGGACAATAGCGCGAAATGGTTTAGGTCAGGACTTGACTTAAATTCTGGTCCTGGAGGTCATGAAACAGAGGGAAGAGACGAATCAACACTTGTATCAAGGCAATTATCTTCATCTGCTTCCGTACCGTCGAAGGAGGATCAAGCAAGAATGTATCAAATGTCAGGTGGTGTTCTGAAGAGGAAAGAACCGGAAGGAGGATGGGATGGATATAGGCAGTCCttataa
- a CDS encoding RING/U-box superfamily protein (RING/U-box superfamily protein; FUNCTIONS IN: zinc ion binding; LOCATED IN: chloroplast; EXPRESSED IN: 24 plant structures; EXPRESSED DURING: 15 growth stages; CONTAINS InterPro DOMAIN/s: Zinc finger, RING-type (InterPro:IPR001841); BEST Arabidopsis thaliana protein match is: RING/U-box superfamily protein (TAIR:AT5G62910.1); Has 35333 Blast hits to 34131 proteins in 2444 species: Archae - 798; Bacteria - 22429; Metazoa - 974; Fungi - 991; Plants - 531; Viruses - 0; Other Eukaryotes - 9610 (source: NCBI BLink).), translated as MISDSITNASATSAPTARDFGKKKRTNRSAKLKQSKLGLRREQWLSQVAMINKGDKEEMESNRRIGSEKPDQRDLPRPVENLDEDNNGTHRHESFIESLSNSPNSILSGMNSIPNFSSSSSSGSGGSCSGNITEEEDADDDGCLDDWEAIADALAADDEKHEKENPPESCQEHEDIKQSALIGGADVVLRDAKADSQRRKQKSNQAWRPDDKLRPQGLPNLEKQRSFPVMNLHFSSVTVVPSSCPICYEDLDLTDSNFLPCPCGFRLCLFCHKTICDGDGRCPGCRKPYERNTIKFEASVQGGGLTIRLARSSSMFCRVVCEYIRWYTNFKYIKVAISLFLIACENLAYL; from the exons ATGATTTCTGATTCGATCACCAACGCTTCTGCTACTTCAGCTCCAACCGCCAGGGATTtcggaaaaaagaaaagg ACGAACAGGTCGGCCAAATTGAAACAGAGCAAGCTAGGTCTTCGTCGTGAACAATGGCTTTCTCAAG tTGCGATGATTAACAAAGGGGATAAGGAGGAAATGGAATCCAATCGAAGAATTGGGAGTGAAAAGCCTGATCAGAGAGATCTTCCGCGTCCGGTGGAGAATTTAGATGAGGATAACAATGGAACACATCGTCATGAGAGCTTTATTGAGTCACTTTCTAATAGCCCTAACAGTATTCTTAGTGGCATGAATTCAATTCCTAATTTTAGCAGCAGCAGTAGCAGTGGAAGTGGTGGCTCTTGCTCTGGTAATATaacagaggaggaagatgctgatgatgatggttgttTGGATGATTGGGAAGCTATTGCTGATGCTTTAGCTGCTGATGATGAAAAGCATGAGAAAGAGAATCCTCCTGAGTCTTGCCAAGAGCATGAGGATATCAAGCAATCAGCTTTAATCGGTGGAGCTGATGTGGTTTTAAGGGATGCAAAGGCGGATTCTCAGAGAAGGAAGCAAAAGAGTAACCAGGCGTGGAGGCCAGACGATAAGCTCCGTCCTCAGGGTCTGCCTAATTTGGAAAAGCAGCGTAGTTTTCCGGTCATGAatttgcattttagttctgtGACTGTGGTGCCATCTTCGTGCCCTATTTGCTACGAAGATCTTGACTTAACAGACTCAAATTTCTTGCCATGTCCTTGTGGATTCCGGCTTTGCCTTTTCTGCCACAAGACGATATGCGATGGAGATGGGCGTTGTCCTGGTTGCAGAAAGCCTTATGAAAGGAACACAATCAAGTTTGAAGCTAGTGTTCAAGGTGGTGGTCTGACTATTCGGCTTGCTCGTTCGTCTAGCATGTTTTGCAG AGTGGTGTGTGAGTACATAAGGTGGTACACGAATTtcaaatacataaaagttGCAATAAGTCTCTTTCTCATAGCCTGCGAGAACCTTGCTTATCTGTAA
- a CDS encoding RING/U-box superfamily protein, which translates to MINKGDKEEMESNRRIGSEKPDQRDLPRPVENLDEDNNGTHRHESFIESLSNSPNSILSGMNSIPNFSSSSSSGSGGSCSGNITEEEDADDDGCLDDWEAIADALAADDEKHEKENPPESCQEHEDIKQSALIGGADVVLRDAKADSQRRKQKSNQAWRPDDKLRPQGLPNLEKQRSFPVMNLHFSSVTVVPSSCPICYEDLDLTDSNFLPCPCGFRLCLFCHKTICDGDGRCPGCRKPYERNTIKFEASVQGGGLTIRLARSSSMFCRVVCEYIRWYTNFKYIKVAISLFLIACENLAYL; encoded by the exons ATGATTAACAAAGGGGATAAGGAGGAAATGGAATCCAATCGAAGAATTGGGAGTGAAAAGCCTGATCAGAGAGATCTTCCGCGTCCGGTGGAGAATTTAGATGAGGATAACAATGGAACACATCGTCATGAGAGCTTTATTGAGTCACTTTCTAATAGCCCTAACAGTATTCTTAGTGGCATGAATTCAATTCCTAATTTTAGCAGCAGCAGTAGCAGTGGAAGTGGTGGCTCTTGCTCTGGTAATATaacagaggaggaagatgctgatgatgatggttgttTGGATGATTGGGAAGCTATTGCTGATGCTTTAGCTGCTGATGATGAAAAGCATGAGAAAGAGAATCCTCCTGAGTCTTGCCAAGAGCATGAGGATATCAAGCAATCAGCTTTAATCGGTGGAGCTGATGTGGTTTTAAGGGATGCAAAGGCGGATTCTCAGAGAAGGAAGCAAAAGAGTAACCAGGCGTGGAGGCCAGACGATAAGCTCCGTCCTCAGGGTCTGCCTAATTTGGAAAAGCAGCGTAGTTTTCCGGTCATGAatttgcattttagttctgtGACTGTGGTGCCATCTTCGTGCCCTATTTGCTACGAAGATCTTGACTTAACAGACTCAAATTTCTTGCCATGTCCTTGTGGATTCCGGCTTTGCCTTTTCTGCCACAAGACGATATGCGATGGAGATGGGCGTTGTCCTGGTTGCAGAAAGCCTTATGAAAGGAACACAATCAAGTTTGAAGCTAGTGTTCAAGGTGGTGGTCTGACTATTCGGCTTGCTCGTTCGTCTAGCATGTTTTGCAG AGTGGTGTGTGAGTACATAAGGTGGTACACGAATTtcaaatacataaaagttGCAATAAGTCTCTTTCTCATAGCCTGCGAGAACCTTGCTTATCTGTAA
- a CDS encoding RING/U-box superfamily protein (RING/U-box superfamily protein; FUNCTIONS IN: zinc ion binding; LOCATED IN: chloroplast; EXPRESSED IN: 24 plant structures; EXPRESSED DURING: 15 growth stages; CONTAINS InterPro DOMAIN/s: Zinc finger, RING-type (InterPro:IPR001841); BEST Arabidopsis thaliana protein match is: RING/U-box superfamily protein (TAIR:AT5G62910.1); Has 516 Blast hits to 512 proteins in 181 species: Archae - 0; Bacteria - 1; Metazoa - 163; Fungi - 134; Plants - 150; Viruses - 0; Other Eukaryotes - 68 (source: NCBI BLink).), translated as MISDSITNASATSAPTARDFGKKKRTNRSAKLKQSKLGLRREQWLSQVAMINKGDKEEMESNRRIGSEKPDQRDLPRPVENLDEDNNGTHRHESFIESLSNSPNSILSGMNSIPNFSSSSSSGSGGSCSGNITEEEDADDDGCLDDWEAIADALAADDEKHEKENPPESCQEHEDIKQSALIGGADVVLRDAKADSQRRKQKSNQAWRPDDKLRPQGLPNLEKQRSFPVMNLHFSSVTVVPSSCPICYEDLDLTDSNFLPCPCGFRLCLFCHKTICDGDGRCPGCRKPYERNTIKFEASVQGGGLTIRLARSSSMFCRS; from the exons ATGATTTCTGATTCGATCACCAACGCTTCTGCTACTTCAGCTCCAACCGCCAGGGATTtcggaaaaaagaaaagg ACGAACAGGTCGGCCAAATTGAAACAGAGCAAGCTAGGTCTTCGTCGTGAACAATGGCTTTCTCAAG tTGCGATGATTAACAAAGGGGATAAGGAGGAAATGGAATCCAATCGAAGAATTGGGAGTGAAAAGCCTGATCAGAGAGATCTTCCGCGTCCGGTGGAGAATTTAGATGAGGATAACAATGGAACACATCGTCATGAGAGCTTTATTGAGTCACTTTCTAATAGCCCTAACAGTATTCTTAGTGGCATGAATTCAATTCCTAATTTTAGCAGCAGCAGTAGCAGTGGAAGTGGTGGCTCTTGCTCTGGTAATATaacagaggaggaagatgctgatgatgatggttgttTGGATGATTGGGAAGCTATTGCTGATGCTTTAGCTGCTGATGATGAAAAGCATGAGAAAGAGAATCCTCCTGAGTCTTGCCAAGAGCATGAGGATATCAAGCAATCAGCTTTAATCGGTGGAGCTGATGTGGTTTTAAGGGATGCAAAGGCGGATTCTCAGAGAAGGAAGCAAAAGAGTAACCAGGCGTGGAGGCCAGACGATAAGCTCCGTCCTCAGGGTCTGCCTAATTTGGAAAAGCAGCGTAGTTTTCCGGTCATGAatttgcattttagttctgtGACTGTGGTGCCATCTTCGTGCCCTATTTGCTACGAAGATCTTGACTTAACAGACTCAAATTTCTTGCCATGTCCTTGTGGATTCCGGCTTTGCCTTTTCTGCCACAAGACGATATGCGATGGAGATGGGCGTTGTCCTGGTTGCAGAAAGCCTTATGAAAGGAACACAATCAAGTTTGAAGCTAGTGTTCAAGGTGGTGGTCTGACTATTCGGCTTGCTCGTTCGTCTAGCATGTTTTGCAGGTCATGA